One region of Macadamia integrifolia cultivar HAES 741 chromosome 11, SCU_Mint_v3, whole genome shotgun sequence genomic DNA includes:
- the LOC122093898 gene encoding autophagy-related protein 8C-like, which yields MAKSSFKLEHPLERRQAEAARIREKYPDRIPVIVEKAERSDIPDIDKKKYLVPADLTVGQFVYVVRKRIKLSAEKAIFVFVKNVLPPTAAMMSAIYEENKDEDGFLYMTYSGENTFGELL from the exons ATGGCCAAAAGTTCTTTCAAGCTCGAACATCCTTTGG AAAGGAGGCAAGCTGAAGCTGCTCGTATCAGGGAGAAATATCCAGATAGAATTCCA GTAATTGTGGAGAAGGCTGAAAGGAGCGACATTCCTGATATTGACAAGAAGAA ATATCTAGTTCCAGCTGATTTGACCGTTGGGCAGTTTGTTTATGTGGTCCGGAAGAGGATCAAACTTAGTGCTGAGAAGGCCATTTTCGTCTTTGTCAAGAATGTGCTACCACCTACTG CTGCCATGATGTCTGCTATCTATGAGGAGAACAAGGATGAAGATGGTTTTCTCTACATGACCTACAGTGGGGAGAACACATTTGGTGAACTACTTTGA